From the genome of Ziziphus jujuba cultivar Dongzao chromosome 4, ASM3175591v1:
AACTCCAACAGCTTTGCCCAGAAAATGGAAATGCAAGTGTTCTAGCCAATCTTGATCCAACCACTCCAGATGGTTTCGATAATAATTACTTTTCCAATCTACAAATCCTCAAAGGCCTGCTTAAGAGCGACCAAGTGCTGTTTTCTGATGAAGGGGCTGATACCGTTGAATTTGTTAACAAGTTCAGTGCCAACCAAAGTTCTTTCTTTGAGAGCTTTGCGGACTCCATGATCAAGATGGGGAATATAAGCCCTCTTACGGGTTCAGATGGAGAAATCAGAGCCAATTGCAGGAGGATTAATGGAGATTCTTCTACTTCTACCGAGACAAACTACGGTGGCTTCGTTGCCACAATGTGAAATTGATTGGGTTTTATAAGGAATATTACAAGAATAAACTCCGGCCATGATCATAATGTGAATAAGATGACATCCATCATGTGTAGACCAActcaaatattataataatatgtttGACACAagctaaatataatattatatattgtctGTGTCCGTACGTACTACTgtttaacttaaaaataaaaacctggtTTTATAATTGAgacttgcaaaaatatattaCCTACGACTTAATACATTTAGGATTTTTATTATCTAATGTGCTACGTAATACAGTATTTCTATGATATATAATGCTAATTTTGCAGAATATTAAACAAGGGTAAAAGAGAAGATATCAGGAATTTTGAGCTTTTCTTTACTCATGATTTCGGTGACCCACCCATAATTTGATGATTGATGAGCTACATAGCCTACAACATtataattgcatatatatatatttttatatatgcaatTATAATTGAGGAAATTAGAGATATTATAATACAACCGCTAAAATGATTAATTTGGAAATtacttaataattttgtatctgctaaatctatttttgaattggaatttgtgATGCTAGATAAATTACATTTGCCTATTCAAgcttattgattaattaataactttAGCACTAAGTcaccaacaaaaaaagaaactcatATACTTctctatttaacaaaaaaaaaaaaaaagtttttaaatgcttttaaaattatagagtaaaagcctttttttttttcattttttttgggtcaaaaattaaaagagcTCTATGTTAACGTAATAGTGAAAGtcatataaattcttttttttttctttttttttcttttttggcctcCAAAAGTCATGTATGTCCTGTAAAAATATCTAGCTAGCAAGGCACGCCAACTTTTTCCAATATTCTGCGGTGACTTGgtagaaattaaaaaacaatgtCGAGTACTTTTTCTAAATGTGTAATACAGAAATAGGAATCAGAGTCATCACCCCGTGAGTCCTTGTCACACGGTTGACTATTCAAACAAAGAATCCAGTGGATGATTTTTTCCTTGACATTTTACCTTCATCGAGAAGGTTTACAAATTCTTTTATAACATGTTAGGTAAGGCTTTTTAATTTATAGACCCAAGTAACATGCATTTAGACATGTCAATGCCGACCCAAAATATTTTCTGTCAGTTTAAATATCAAACATCCTGACATGTCCCACATAATCCCTCCATTCATGCAATTCACGTAATTGAATTCAATGCAAACTATGAATTATGATGTCTttcaccaaccaaaaaaaaaaaaaaaatttatgaattgcCTCCGTAGCCTTGCCTTATTGGTActgctactttttctttttctttttctctgtcttcttttttaattttattaaattattatttattttatgagattaatatTGGACCTACACTGTACAGGGAAAATAGCCAACGTGACTTTCTGAGGCTGGCAGCCAATGATGCTCAAATCTGCCTTATCTCAATGTAGATAAGGTGGTGGAAAGTTCAAACTAAGTTTTCAAGGCCCATTGAAAATTAGAACATATATATCCAAGTGGCACAACTTCATTTGCAGCAGAATATGTAGATTGTACTATTTTTGCTAAACTTACTCGCAGCCTCTCCTTTCCGCCCATCCTTTCTGCCTTAGACTTAGAGATCCTAAAATCCCAACCCTTCAGCAGGAAGCATCTAAATGGAATACATGTACATTACCATGTGGTaccacattttattttttatttaaaatgtgacttatttaatactaaaattttgaatGGAAAAGTGAGAATGCGGTCcaacatattattaattaattagttagttAACTAAATCCTCTCCTCTCCTCTaccctttcaaaaaaaaaaaaaaaaaaaggaaaaacttatTATTAACTAGATTATTATTAACTAGATGAAAAATGAATACCAGTActtcgtgtgtgtgtgtgtgtgtatatagaaAATCGTTTTACCTTGGGTAGGTTGTGCAAttaatacataataataaattcgaTCATtattacaaccaaaaaaaaaaaaaaaaaaaaaaaggaaagagaaaaaaaaaaaacaaattcgaTCGTACATTTGGGAAATGAAATCATGCTTTTGCATTCAACGTTTACTCGGAAAGGCTGGTATCCACTTTTAGACTTTATTTAAAGGTTAATTTGAAGACGAATTGAACAACTTTTAATTTGCCCTGGTTTatacaaattaattagtaaacCATGCTGtcgctatatatataaatgtacaaattaattagtaaacCATGctgtctctatatatatataaaagctcgTAGTATAACTACATATCTGTCttattgattttgatttgataaTCAGAAGTGTAGTAGTTTGGAACATggcatcttcttcttcttcatcacaTTACAACTTGGCAACACTGGTTCTCTCCCTTCTTTTAGTTGGAGGGTACGGACAGTTAGATCCCACATTTTACGATGTAACATGCCCAAATATCACCTCCATTGTTCGTGGAGTCATTGAGGATGCTCTGCAGACAGATGCCCGAATTGCAGCCAGTCTCATTAGGCTTCACTTCCATGACTGCTTTGTCCAAGTACCTTAATTACctactttctttttatattttatttttataataaatgtcCACTCATCAACTACTCTTTTTTGTTTGCCTTCCTTTTTTCTCAATGATCAAAAGCTTTCTATTTTAATGAAATCAGTGGTGTTTCTCAACaattttcttgttctttctttaagagatatatatatatatatgttggtggggaaaaataaattattatggaatttgaagatggaaaattatttgatttggatattaaattaatttttcagggTTGTGATGGGTCGCTCTTGTTGGACAGCACGGATACCATAGATAGCGAGAAGCTAGCTCCACCAAACAGTAACTCAGCAAGAGGTTTTGATGTTGTAGACAGAATCAAGAGTGAATTGGAGGCTGCTTGTCCTAATATCGTTTCCTGTGCTGATATTCTAGCCATTGCATCTGAACAATCTGTAGAATTGGTATATAATATATCCCAACTCCTTAACATATACTCTAAGTAATTAAAATCTTTACTTTCTctataaactaattaattaatattaagcaTATATATCATATCTATATGGTTAATTTTGCAGTCTGATGGTCCCTCATGGAGCGTTCCATTTGGAAGAAGGGATAGCACCACAGCAAATCGAATCGCCGCTGGCAACCTTCCGAGTCCCTTTGAAACACTTGATCAACTTCAAAAAAAGTTCAGTGACCTAAATCTCACCTCCACTGATCTGGTTGCCTTATCTGGTAAAGTTCCTCTGtctcttttatttctttgcttatatatatatgtttattgaattatttttcttgCTGCTAGCTAGCAACAAAAAATAGTCGAAAGGGTCTCGCTCTATGCAGATCAGAAAATATAGAAGACGTCTACAAAGTTAAAAAGATAATTGGGTTTGATGAGGGCAAATCTAATCTGTCAATTATATATAAGCTCTACTCATCTTTTTCGTGTCACTTTTTAAAATTGGCCGCATACATAGcatgataaaaaaaacaaaataataataataaaaaataaaagaaacagttttttttttttttttcctctaaaaGTGTGGAGCTCACAGTTAGATGTTGAAATGCATTTATCATTTTTCAGGTGGTCACACATTTGGACGGTCCCAATGTCAATTTTTCACTCATCGGATATACAACTTCACCGGCACCGCTGACCAGGATCCATCGTTGAACTCAACATATGCAAACACACTGAGTCAGCTATGCCCGCAGGGTGGAAACGGGAGTGTCCTCGCGAATCTTGACGTTTCCACACCGGATACTTTCGACAACAACTACTTCTCTAATCTGCTGATTGGTAAAGGGCTGCTCCAGAGTGACCAAGAGCTGTTTTCCACAACCGGTGCAGATACCATTCCCATTGTGAGCAACTTCAGTGCTAATCAAACTCTCTTCTTTGAGGCCTTTGTGGAATCCATGATCAAAATGGGCAACTTAAGCCCCTTGACCGGGACTGATGGAGAGATTAGATTGAACTGCAGTAGGATCAACGCAGACTCTTATGGATCACGTGGTGCTTTGGTAGCTGAGTATTAGTATATTAAACGAGAGTAGGTGCTATAGATGGCCAAGTATGCCTATAATCATCTTGATCTTTGTCATCATGATGATTTGTAGTTTGCATGTTTGAGAGTTTTATGTTGATGaaactttaaataaaatgtaGTGTTTTATGTGAGAATCATGTTAAAAAAATGCAGAATCTATGTAGATTCTGCAGTTTAATcgatggtaatatatatatatatatatatatatttcagcaTCCTACTTATGAAGTAATATGTAATTCAGACCATATTTATGCGTAATGAATAATATACCCTAGCCAGTATCATAAATCTCTTCATGCTAGCCATtccttttgaataataataacaagcaaacaaaaccaacaaaaaaaaaaaaaaagggggaataAATAaccacaaacaaacaaacacatATGAAAGGAAGAAATGACATTTTCAACGCTTGGATTATCTACAAAGACCAAGGGGATGATCATCTGGATTTAGCTCATATCAGAATGATTACTAAACATATCATATCATTTTCATTCTTTGAATGACAACTTCAATTTTGACTTTACAGTATACAAGCCAATTACATTTTATAAACAATTTCAGTTCATTACAGCTCATTGCCACCCTTGACCAAACTACACCTTATTTCTTCTCCTTCCCttctattaaaagaaaatgcttTGTGGATTTTCTTCGTCAGATTACCTTCCACTAAAAGAATACTAATTAACTGttcttatcaaaaaaatttacttttaacaAGGCCTAAAATGtgtttctcatttttttctttcacttgcAACTATAGTCCCTGTTCTTAACGCTGCTGCTTTTGTTGCAGTACGAGGAGCTGAGCATATAAAAGCTCATTCCATGTATCAGGAACACCGGGGAGGCACCAATGACTGCAATCCTGGTGCCtcatttgcaattttttctCCTCCTCAGTTAAATTCTTCTTTCTGTAAAAGGAAGGATGAGCATCCTTTCTAAATTCAGTCATTCTTGTAATGTTTAGATAGAACACGGGCGTCTTCATCCCCTTGATTATAGATTCCAAAATTCTCATTTTCGCTGGATATTTACCCAAATATGCCTTGTTCATAATTGGCTCTATCTCTCCATCGCATTGTCCACCAGAATTCCATCTTCCAGCTCTGTGAAAGGGCAAAAAGATCATTAAAACACTTCTACTTTTAACTATTGGAATCTaaaacttttgtttatctttcttttattttacctAAAGTGGGAAGAAGAATATCCCCTGAAGAAAACAAGGGTTTTCCTAGGATCTATATTAGCATCCACCCATCTTGCCCAAGTAGTCAAAGCTTTCCTGAATGCCACTTTGACATTCAGCTCACCATAGACATGGTTACCTTCTTGATAGTAACCTTTCCTGCAAGTTATTTATTAGTAGATTATGGTTTCCGTTTATCCATTATCCATTGAAATGCATGATACAAAGTGAAAGGGAGTTTGCGACTCACCCCTTGGCAGTTTTTTCATGAGTCCACCAGTGCCCTGTGTTGAAGACCAGAATATCTGCGCTTATGTATTTATCCAAGGATCTCTCAGTAACATCAAGGCGAAGAGTTTCCTTTTTTGATCCACCCATGTTAGGGATTTCCCATTCTTGAACTAGAAATGGTGATCGGAAGAACTCAACAGAACAATTGTAATCCTATGAATCCATTCCGCAATAGATAACAggatataaacatataaatgtgTTAGAAGAGAAATTTAAAGGGACAAGCTTAACACTAATCTATTTGGCTGTGAGGATAACACAGAAGAAAATCTTTAACTCGGGCTAAACAACATAAGATTAAGAATTGTAATGTGGGTTCAGTGGCATGAAGCTTTTGCTTTCTAAGATCCTAACTGATATTGAAAAGAATAATATCACTAATTATATAGCATAAACCAAAGCGAATGGATATGGAACAACCTACTTTGAATATAAAAGAGTAAGAATCCTCTGTTCGAAATTCACGCCTTCCAGAGGCTTCAAAAACTCTGCTTGAATCTTCCACCGAATTTCTTAGAACACAAACCAGAGATTCCCACATGTTCCTGTTGAGAGAATCGCCAACAAAAACTAGGCGTTTTCCTCTCAACAATTCCAACATGTCCAGACCATTCAACCTGCAGAGAACAAGTTCATCTAAAATCTGTCTTTCTAAAAGAGAACTCATAATCCCAAATCAGAAAAATGAAGTTCAAAAAGTAGCATAattcacatataaacagaacattATTATTCAACTTCCATGGTTATCATATATCAGCAAATGATGAATactcaaaacaaaaaatgatgcACTTCTGGAAAATGCAGCATGAATAACATAcgtataaaacataaaaaaccagGCATAAAAATTTGTTGCAAAATTACCTTGGGATGTTGCACCCTTTGGGTTGCCATCTATACTTCTCATACCCATTGTCAGGCCTATTGTTGAGAAAACAATTGAAAGACTGATCAATGTGAGGACAAGACCCCGGAGGGTATAGTGGGTAATTAGCATCATCTCTCACCCACATTCCATCAAATATGTCACAAGCATTCATCAATTCAGGTTCTCTCTGCTTTCCCTGCTTTTCACCCAAAGACACACTGTTCTTTCTGAAACCATCTTGTTCATTATTTTCCAATCCTAAAATATTCTTTCCAGAGTGAGTGTCTTTCAAAGATGATTTAGAGCTCCTATTCCAATTTTCTGTCTGATTGGACTCTTGGGACAATGAAAGAATTGGGACATGAACAGAAGGAGAAGAAGCAGATAGAGTATTATTACCCTTGAGGTTTCCATTTCCCTGTGAAAACCGAGGAACATCAGGAAAAGAAGATAGAGAACCGTTGGAACTCCCATTTCTATCCGCGCCAGACAAAGATTCACTGCTACCATCAATGCCTTCTATTTTCCCGGGAAATGGGTTTTTCCGGGAAAGCTGGAAAGTTGTGTTAAATGCATCATGGGTCCGGAGGATACCTTGGTGGGAAGAGTTGGGCAGAAGGTGGGAAAAAATGGAGGAGAAATGGGACCTGTAAGAGGAAGAAGGGGAAGAATGAAAGATTTTCTTGAAGGGAGGAGAAGAGTACCAAGGAGGGTAAAAGACTAAGAAGATTGTAAAAGCAAGGAAAGCAAACATAAAACCATAAGCGAAGGCGGTTGTCTTCTTCTTGCTagaggtgaagaagaagaagaaaaaggagaaagagGTGGTCTTGAGCTCTGCTTTGGTGAATGATGATGCTGAAGACGGTTGGGTTGGGGTGGTTGGTGAATCCACCATTGCAGTCTGCGAATGAGAGCTCGGAAAAACCCTAAGCAAGAACCAGACAATGATGGTTAAGAAGAAGCATCCCGGAGCGGAAAACAGGGGAGGGAGGGAGAGAGCCGAAGAGATTGAAAGCCCCCTTTTGATTTGGTTTAATATCAAGAATGCCACTGTTCTGGTAGGCAGTTGGTAACTAACCAGGTTTTAAAATCATCACCGGTTCATCAcccccaccccaaaaaaaactaatttcgtGTATTTGGGTTTTTGTTAGGTTCAAGTTCGAAAGAGACGAAACAGATTTTCTTATCGCCTGAcatggagagagaaagagaaaccaTCGGAGGGCAAATCGGTAATAGTGCTTGTTGGATCAATGCCGAATCCATATCTACCTACCTGTCTC
Proteins encoded in this window:
- the LOC107415104 gene encoding peroxidase A2; amino-acid sequence: MASSSSSSHYNLATLVLSLLLVGGYGQLDPTFYDVTCPNITSIVRGVIEDALQTDARIAASLIRLHFHDCFVQGCDGSLLLDSTDTIDSEKLAPPNSNSARGFDVVDRIKSELEAACPNIVSCADILAIASEQSVELSDGPSWSVPFGRRDSTTANRIAAGNLPSPFETLDQLQKKFSDLNLTSTDLVALSGGHTFGRSQCQFFTHRIYNFTGTADQDPSLNSTYANTLSQLCPQGGNGSVLANLDVSTPDTFDNNYFSNLLIGKGLLQSDQELFSTTGADTIPIVSNFSANQTLFFEAFVESMIKMGNLSPLTGTDGEIRLNCSRINADSYGSRGALVAEY
- the LOC107415103 gene encoding protein trichome birefringence-like 4; this translates as MVDSPTTPTQPSSASSFTKAELKTTSFSFFFFFFTSSKKKTTAFAYGFMFAFLAFTIFLVFYPPWYSSPPFKKIFHSSPSSSYRSHFSSIFSHLLPNSSHQGILRTHDAFNTTFQLSRKNPFPGKIEGIDGSSESLSGADRNGSSNGSLSSFPDVPRFSQGNGNLKGNNTLSASSPSVHVPILSLSQESNQTENWNRSSKSSLKDTHSGKNILGLENNEQDGFRKNSVSLGEKQGKQREPELMNACDIFDGMWVRDDANYPLYPPGSCPHIDQSFNCFLNNRPDNGYEKYRWQPKGCNIPRLNGLDMLELLRGKRLVFVGDSLNRNMWESLVCVLRNSVEDSSRVFEASGRREFRTEDSYSFIFKDYNCSVEFFRSPFLVQEWEIPNMGGSKKETLRLDVTERSLDKYISADILVFNTGHWWTHEKTAKGKGYYQEGNHVYGELNVKVAFRKALTTWARWVDANIDPRKTLVFFRGYSSSHFRAGRWNSGGQCDGEIEPIMNKAYLGKYPAKMRILESIIKGMKTPVFYLNITRMTEFRKDAHPSFYRKKNLTEEEKKLQMRHQDCSHWCLPGVPDTWNELLYAQLLVLQQKQQR